A portion of the Paenibacillus sp. PvR098 genome contains these proteins:
- a CDS encoding sulfite oxidase-like oxidoreductase has protein sequence MSFEQPSQGRASEADRIPPGQTLTAGFPVLHYGSVPYYRDMSKWDLRIFGLVEEEAAISYSEFMALPRQEFKNDIHCVTTWSKLDNVWEGLAVSTIMERVKLKPEAQYVMLHAEQGWTTNLPIADFLRETSFFGIKHGGELLTPEHGYPVRMVVPHLYFWKSAKWLRGIEFMEKDKPGFWERNGYHMYGDPFKEQRYDFD, from the coding sequence ATGAGCTTCGAACAACCATCACAAGGAAGAGCTTCGGAGGCGGACCGAATCCCTCCCGGCCAAACGCTGACCGCCGGCTTTCCGGTGCTTCATTATGGCAGCGTACCTTATTATAGGGATATGAGTAAGTGGGATTTGCGCATTTTCGGATTGGTGGAGGAAGAGGCCGCCATCAGCTACAGCGAGTTTATGGCTTTGCCGCGGCAGGAGTTCAAGAACGATATCCATTGCGTAACCACTTGGTCTAAGCTGGATAACGTATGGGAAGGCCTTGCTGTATCCACGATCATGGAGCGGGTGAAGCTGAAGCCGGAGGCGCAGTACGTGATGCTGCACGCTGAGCAGGGCTGGACGACGAATCTGCCGATAGCTGACTTCCTGCGCGAAACCAGCTTCTTCGGCATCAAGCACGGCGGAGAACTCTTGACTCCGGAGCATGGATATCCGGTTCGGATGGTCGTTCCGCACCTCTACTTCTGGAAGAGCGCCAAATGGCTTCGCGGAATTGAGTTTATGGAGAAGGATAAGCCAGGTTTCTGGGAGCGTAATGGGTACCATATGTACGGAGATCCGTTCAAAGAACAAAGGTATGATTTTGATTGA